A genomic window from Streptomyces sp. 846.5 includes:
- a CDS encoding extracellular solute-binding protein has protein sequence MLALSALGVAGVMALSACSSSSKSSGSSASGNVTLKLLAPDYGTAGGPDSSQTYWQGIADDFHKANPTITVQVTTVAWTNWDQVGTQLQNKQYPDILLGDAPQELAASNLLYPLTDVMSASTISNLIPVFAKQEDSNGVAYGAPFTTSSRALFYNKKLFAAAKIASPPKTWADIQTDAAKIKALGNGTIGYGLPLGPEEAQAESFLWMLGNGGGYVDASGKYAINSAANIETFKFLTQLVKAGDTEPSPATVNRTKDTWAAFADGTVGMAGGSGALIPSITKAGKLTKADYGVTTMPGKTGPLTQALAVHDDVTAFKAGGHAAQIKQFLDFAYADKYQIQFDNEYSLLPATTSASQSLSASDPVAAGFLATVPNAVVYPSNSNWNTVKTKIQQTIGTAAQGTDPATVLGSLQTFASNN, from the coding sequence TTGCTTGCACTCTCTGCGCTCGGTGTCGCGGGCGTGATGGCCCTCTCGGCCTGTAGCAGCAGTTCCAAGTCGTCCGGGTCGAGCGCCAGCGGCAACGTCACCCTCAAGCTGCTCGCCCCCGACTACGGCACCGCCGGCGGCCCGGACAGCTCCCAGACGTACTGGCAGGGCATCGCCGACGACTTCCACAAGGCGAACCCGACCATCACCGTCCAGGTGACGACCGTCGCCTGGACCAACTGGGACCAGGTCGGCACCCAGCTGCAGAACAAGCAGTACCCGGACATCCTGCTCGGCGATGCGCCGCAGGAGCTGGCCGCGAGCAACCTGCTCTACCCGCTGACCGACGTGATGTCGGCGAGCACCATCAGCAACCTGATCCCCGTGTTCGCCAAGCAGGAGGACTCCAACGGCGTCGCCTACGGCGCCCCGTTCACCACCAGCTCCCGTGCGCTGTTCTACAACAAGAAGCTCTTCGCCGCGGCCAAGATCGCCTCCCCGCCGAAGACCTGGGCCGACATCCAGACCGACGCCGCCAAGATCAAGGCGCTGGGCAACGGCACCATCGGCTACGGCCTGCCGCTCGGGCCCGAGGAGGCCCAGGCCGAGTCCTTCCTGTGGATGCTGGGCAACGGCGGCGGCTACGTCGACGCCTCCGGCAAGTACGCCATCAACTCGGCGGCCAACATCGAGACCTTCAAGTTCCTGACCCAGCTGGTCAAGGCGGGCGACACCGAGCCCAGCCCGGCGACCGTGAACCGCACCAAGGACACCTGGGCGGCGTTCGCCGACGGCACCGTGGGCATGGCCGGCGGCTCCGGCGCGCTGATCCCGTCCATCACCAAGGCCGGCAAGCTGACCAAGGCCGACTACGGTGTCACCACCATGCCCGGCAAGACCGGCCCGCTGACCCAGGCCCTCGCGGTCCACGACGACGTCACCGCGTTCAAGGCCGGCGGCCACGCGGCCCAGATCAAGCAGTTCCTGGACTTCGCCTACGCCGACAAGTACCAGATCCAGTTCGACAACGAGTACTCGCTGCTGCCCGCCACGACCAGCGCGTCCCAGTCGCTCTCGGCCTCGGACCCGGTCGCGGCCGGCTTCCTGGCCACCGTCCCCAACGCGGTGGTCTACCCGTCCAACTCCAACTGGAACACGGTGAAGACCAAGATCCAGCAGACCATCGGCACCGCGGCCCAGGGCACCGACCCCGCCACGGTCCTCGGCTCCCTGCAGACCTTCGCCAGCAACAACTAG
- a CDS encoding cupin domain-containing protein translates to MSSMSFAVHVPDADLEPDPLDPSQILAGSPEVSGKVLWESEDGQQIRGIWQITPGTVSDTEANELFVVVSGRATIAVEGGDTFDVGPGDACVLREGDKTVWTVHETLRKAYHITLG, encoded by the coding sequence ATGAGCAGCATGAGCTTCGCCGTACACGTCCCGGACGCCGACCTGGAGCCCGACCCGCTCGACCCGTCGCAGATTCTCGCGGGCAGTCCCGAGGTCTCCGGCAAGGTCCTGTGGGAGTCGGAGGACGGCCAGCAGATCCGCGGGATCTGGCAGATCACCCCGGGCACGGTGAGCGACACCGAGGCCAACGAGCTGTTCGTCGTTGTCAGCGGCCGGGCGACGATCGCCGTCGAGGGAGGCGACACCTTCGACGTCGGCCCCGGCGACGCCTGCGTGCTCCGCGAGGGCGACAAGACGGTCTGGACGGTCCACGAGACCCTCCGGAAGGCCTACCACATCACCCTCGGCTGA
- a CDS encoding diguanylate cyclase — protein sequence MDTESEPYVRLATLRTLHRVIADLNAARSLAGTLQAVVEGAVNGLGFEAAVVNLVRPDGDLVVAAVWDGAAEDNVEGGIDSMLGQVGSRESWNRLLNVGEVWGSLVFVPHERSWACNPDIPAWGGTSTGELTPVASPSFDPWHPDDLLLAPMYSLGGELLGVLSVDRPRNGRRPGHWTRESLEMFSQQAGIAIGNARLRAEMQRALIRLEREQHTLRASEESFRQAFEYAPSGMAITELHGAQRGKLTRVNDALCRLLGRPRASLQRQGFEDLVHPEDEGLLRRVSAENGRAEVRLARRDGGYQWVFLRNSVVADTEEGARFLLTHVEDIEDRKRHELQLVHRASHDALTGLPNAAELKARLRLRLCEHPKEPDVRAVMGAGGEDHAYNLAAYGGGAYDGGFDHVHAVLPEDPAAEERGGRGLAVLFCDLDGFKSINDRFGHGAGDAVLIEVARRLQHVVREGDTVARLGGDEFVVLADGLGRDEAKDLAGRLRTAIIPPMRVDGRAVRVGVSLGIGWAGCGMSIDEVLHTADERMYLEKRARAGAASGGNRSHRRAG from the coding sequence ATGGACACCGAGTCCGAGCCGTACGTCCGACTCGCGACCCTGCGCACTCTGCACCGCGTCATCGCCGATCTGAATGCCGCACGCAGCCTGGCCGGGACCCTCCAGGCCGTCGTCGAGGGCGCCGTGAACGGCCTCGGCTTCGAAGCCGCCGTGGTCAACCTGGTCCGCCCGGACGGGGACCTGGTGGTCGCCGCCGTCTGGGACGGCGCCGCGGAGGACAACGTCGAAGGCGGCATCGACAGCATGCTGGGCCAGGTCGGCTCCCGCGAGTCCTGGAACCGGCTGCTCAACGTGGGCGAGGTCTGGGGCTCCCTGGTCTTCGTCCCGCACGAGCGCAGCTGGGCCTGCAACCCGGACATCCCGGCCTGGGGCGGTACTTCCACCGGCGAGCTCACCCCGGTCGCATCGCCCTCCTTCGACCCCTGGCACCCCGACGACCTGCTGCTGGCGCCGATGTACAGCCTCGGCGGCGAACTGCTCGGCGTGCTGTCCGTGGACCGCCCGCGCAACGGCCGCAGACCCGGGCACTGGACCCGCGAGTCGCTGGAGATGTTCAGCCAGCAGGCCGGGATCGCCATCGGCAACGCCCGGCTGCGGGCCGAGATGCAGCGCGCCCTGATCCGGCTGGAACGCGAGCAGCACACGCTGCGCGCCAGCGAGGAGAGCTTCCGGCAGGCCTTCGAGTACGCGCCCAGCGGCATGGCCATCACCGAGCTGCACGGCGCCCAGCGCGGCAAGCTCACCCGGGTCAACGACGCCCTGTGCCGGCTGCTGGGACGCCCGAGGGCGTCACTGCAGAGGCAGGGCTTCGAGGACCTGGTGCACCCCGAGGACGAGGGCCTGCTGCGCCGGGTCTCCGCCGAGAACGGCCGCGCCGAGGTGCGGCTGGCCCGGCGGGACGGCGGCTACCAGTGGGTCTTCCTGCGCAACTCGGTGGTCGCCGACACCGAGGAGGGGGCCCGCTTCCTGCTCACCCATGTCGAGGACATCGAGGACCGCAAGCGCCATGAGCTGCAGCTGGTCCATCGGGCCAGCCATGACGCGCTGACCGGCCTGCCGAACGCGGCCGAGCTCAAGGCCCGGCTGCGGCTGCGGCTGTGCGAGCACCCCAAGGAGCCGGACGTCCGCGCGGTCATGGGGGCCGGGGGCGAGGACCACGCCTACAACCTGGCCGCCTACGGCGGCGGCGCCTACGACGGCGGTTTCGACCATGTCCACGCGGTGCTGCCGGAGGATCCCGCCGCCGAGGAGCGCGGGGGGCGCGGGCTCGCGGTGCTCTTCTGCGACCTGGACGGCTTCAAGTCGATCAACGACCGTTTCGGCCACGGCGCGGGCGACGCGGTGCTGATAGAGGTGGCCCGGCGGCTGCAGCACGTGGTCCGCGAGGGCGACACCGTGGCCAGGCTCGGCGGCGACGAGTTCGTGGTGCTGGCCGACGGCCTGGGCCGGGACGAGGCCAAGGATCTGGCCGGGCGGCTGCGCACCGCGATCATCCCGCCGATGCGGGTGGACGGGCGGGCGGTCCGGGTGGGTGTGAGTCTCGGCATCGGCTGGGCCGGCTGTGGCATGTCCATTGATGAAGTGCTGCACACCGCTGACGAGCGGATGTACCTGGAGAAGCGTGCCAGGGCGGGCGCCGCGAGCGGCGGAAACCGTTCACACCGGCGCGCGGGCTGA
- a CDS encoding sugar ABC transporter permease, with product MTQTTQAGVRGSAPDPGGAPRRQPRRTGALVRALAPLPWIGPAIGLILFVVIWPVIAMFQTSREHYSSLGVLIGSAGWNNFTRLFAEADLGGVVVRTVIWVVAVVGMTVLISLGVAQLFNKEFPGRRFARWALIAPWAASVVMTSIIFKWMLDPNNGVVYVLLKQLGVVKNFNTNDTNWLGDPTTAFWCAVFVAVFVSIPFTTYALLAGLQAVPSDVYEAAKLDGANPLRTYWSITLPLLRPALLVAALINVMNVFNSFPIIWELSGGGPGSQSATTTIFMYQLKQSSIGEAAAMSVVNFGFIIVIVLLFLRASKWNSAED from the coding sequence ATGACGCAAACGACTCAGGCCGGCGTGCGGGGGTCGGCTCCCGACCCGGGTGGGGCACCACGCCGGCAACCGCGCCGCACCGGGGCACTGGTACGGGCGCTGGCGCCGCTGCCCTGGATCGGACCGGCCATCGGCCTGATCCTCTTCGTGGTGATCTGGCCGGTCATCGCGATGTTCCAGACCTCCCGCGAGCACTACTCCTCACTGGGTGTGCTGATCGGCTCCGCGGGCTGGAACAACTTCACCAGACTCTTCGCCGAGGCCGACCTCGGCGGAGTCGTCGTGCGCACGGTCATCTGGGTCGTCGCAGTCGTCGGGATGACGGTGCTGATCTCGCTGGGCGTCGCCCAGCTGTTCAACAAGGAGTTCCCGGGCCGCCGGTTCGCCCGCTGGGCCCTGATCGCCCCTTGGGCCGCCTCCGTGGTGATGACCTCGATCATCTTCAAGTGGATGCTGGACCCCAACAACGGCGTCGTCTACGTCCTGCTGAAGCAGCTCGGCGTGGTCAAGAACTTCAACACCAACGACACCAACTGGCTCGGCGACCCGACCACCGCGTTCTGGTGCGCGGTGTTCGTCGCGGTCTTCGTCTCCATCCCGTTCACCACCTACGCCCTGCTGGCCGGCCTGCAGGCAGTCCCGTCCGACGTCTACGAGGCGGCCAAGCTCGACGGCGCCAACCCGCTGCGGACCTACTGGTCGATCACCCTGCCGCTGCTGCGCCCCGCGCTGCTGGTGGCGGCGCTGATCAATGTGATGAACGTCTTCAACTCCTTCCCGATCATCTGGGAGTTGAGCGGCGGCGGCCCCGGCAGCCAGTCGGCGACCACCACGATCTTCATGTACCAGCTCAAGCAGTCGAGCATCGGCGAGGCCGCGGCGATGTCGGTGGTCAACTTCGGCTTCATCATCGTGATCGTCCTGCTGTTCCTGCGGGCGTCCAAGTGGAACTCCGCGGAGGACTGA
- a CDS encoding ROK family protein, protein MKHVIALDVGGTGMKAALVAQDGTLLHVERRPTGREQGTDAVVAGILDFAAHLRDEGLRRYGTAAAAAGVAVPGTIDEEQGIALFSANLGWRDLPLRRLLGERLSDHGEPLPVVLGHDVRTGAFAEGRIGAGKGADRFFFVALGTGIAGGYGIGGRIDAGAHGNAGEIGHIVIRPDGPPCGCGARGCLETLASAAAVTRAWAAASGDPDADAADCARAVEAGDKRAQQVWADAIAALADGLIVVQSLLDPRTVILGGGLAEAGETLFTPLRAALQERITFQVPPTLVPAMLKDTAGFLGAGLLAWDLLSLEVTA, encoded by the coding sequence GTGAAGCACGTCATCGCACTCGATGTCGGCGGGACCGGCATGAAAGCCGCACTCGTCGCCCAGGACGGCACCCTGCTCCATGTGGAGCGCCGTCCGACCGGCAGGGAGCAGGGCACCGACGCGGTCGTCGCCGGCATCCTGGACTTCGCCGCGCACCTGCGCGACGAGGGCCTGCGCCGCTACGGCACCGCCGCGGCGGCCGCCGGCGTCGCCGTGCCCGGGACCATCGACGAGGAGCAGGGCATCGCCCTGTTCTCCGCCAACCTGGGCTGGCGCGACCTGCCGCTGCGGCGGCTGCTCGGCGAACGGCTCTCCGACCACGGGGAGCCGTTGCCGGTGGTGCTCGGCCACGACGTCCGTACCGGGGCCTTCGCCGAGGGCCGGATCGGCGCCGGCAAGGGCGCGGACCGGTTCTTCTTCGTCGCCCTGGGCACCGGGATAGCCGGCGGCTACGGCATCGGCGGACGGATCGACGCCGGCGCCCACGGCAACGCCGGGGAGATCGGCCACATCGTGATCCGCCCCGACGGACCGCCCTGCGGATGCGGCGCCCGCGGCTGCCTGGAGACCCTGGCCTCCGCCGCCGCCGTGACCCGGGCCTGGGCCGCGGCCAGCGGCGACCCGGACGCCGACGCCGCCGACTGCGCCCGCGCCGTCGAGGCCGGCGACAAGCGCGCCCAGCAGGTCTGGGCCGACGCGATCGCGGCCCTCGCCGACGGCCTGATCGTGGTGCAGAGTCTGCTGGACCCCCGCACCGTGATCCTCGGCGGCGGTCTCGCCGAGGCCGGAGAAACGCTGTTCACACCCCTGCGTGCCGCGCTCCAGGAACGGATCACGTTCCAGGTGCCGCCCACGCTCGTACCGGCGATGCTCAAAGACACCGCCGGATTCCTGGGCGCAGGGCTGCTCGCCTGGGATCTGCTCTCACTGGAGGTGACCGCGTGA
- the nagA gene encoding N-acetylglucosamine-6-phosphate deacetylase → MSNADRTVLTGARLVLPTGVVDNGRLTVENGRISDVSGADVSSSDGSPTLPVGTAPPLDLQGYTIVPGFVDIHVHGGGGASYASGIAEEALVAARTHLEHGTTTTVASTVTGEIDEVCRQASVLSELVEDGLLAGVHFEGPFISINRCGAHQPDLLRDPDPALVRKLVDAARGTAKMVTLAPELEGGIESIRLLKELGVIAAIGHTDANYDKVRQGIEAGATVATHLFNAMPAIGHRAPGPIVALLEDERITVELIGDGVHLHPAVIDLAMTGAGLDRVALITDAMAAAGFGDGLYPLGPLQVRVEDGVARLVEGGSIAGSTLTLDVAFRRAVAVNGISLVRAAQVLSLNPARLLGVADRVGSIEVGKNADLVVLDDAHALVAVMRRGEWVVGAERLQAPAQV, encoded by the coding sequence GTGAGCAACGCGGACCGCACTGTGCTGACCGGGGCCAGGCTCGTCCTGCCCACCGGCGTCGTCGACAACGGACGGCTGACCGTCGAGAACGGTCGGATCTCGGATGTCAGCGGCGCCGACGTCAGCAGCTCCGACGGCAGCCCCACCCTCCCGGTCGGAACGGCACCTCCGCTCGACCTCCAGGGCTACACCATCGTCCCCGGCTTCGTGGACATCCACGTCCACGGCGGCGGCGGCGCCTCCTACGCCTCCGGCATCGCCGAGGAGGCGCTGGTCGCGGCCCGGACCCACCTGGAGCACGGCACCACCACCACCGTCGCCAGCACCGTGACCGGGGAGATCGACGAGGTCTGCCGACAGGCCTCGGTGCTCAGCGAGCTGGTCGAGGACGGGCTGCTGGCGGGGGTGCACTTCGAGGGCCCGTTCATCAGCATCAACCGCTGCGGCGCGCACCAGCCCGACCTGCTGCGCGACCCGGACCCGGCGCTGGTGCGCAAGTTGGTGGACGCCGCCCGCGGCACCGCGAAGATGGTCACCCTGGCCCCCGAGCTGGAGGGCGGGATCGAGTCGATCCGGCTGCTCAAGGAGCTGGGCGTGATCGCGGCCATCGGCCACACCGACGCCAACTACGACAAGGTGCGGCAGGGCATCGAGGCCGGCGCCACCGTGGCCACGCACCTGTTCAACGCGATGCCGGCGATCGGCCACCGCGCCCCGGGGCCGATCGTGGCGCTGCTGGAGGACGAGCGGATCACCGTCGAGCTGATCGGCGACGGCGTGCACCTGCACCCCGCCGTCATCGACCTGGCCATGACCGGCGCGGGCCTGGACCGGGTCGCGCTGATCACCGACGCCATGGCGGCGGCCGGCTTCGGCGACGGGCTCTACCCCCTCGGCCCGCTCCAGGTCCGGGTCGAGGACGGCGTGGCCCGGCTGGTCGAGGGCGGTTCCATCGCGGGCAGCACGCTCACCCTGGACGTGGCCTTCCGCCGCGCGGTGGCCGTGAACGGGATCTCGCTGGTCCGCGCGGCCCAGGTGCTCTCGCTGAACCCGGCGCGCCTGCTCGGGGTGGCCGACCGGGTCGGCTCGATCGAGGTCGGCAAGAACGCCGACCTGGTGGTCCTGGACGACGCCCACGCGTTGGTGGCGGTGATGCGCCGGGGCGAGTGGGTGGTCGGCGCGGAGCGGTTGCAGGCGCCGGCCCAGGTCTGA
- the otsB gene encoding trehalose-phosphatase, translating into MALPEPTSPAGEAGLTAIRKNPGRAVAAFDFDGTLAPIVADPEQARAHPGVVPALARLAPRLAAVAVVTGRPAATAVEYGGFGGVPGLEHLTVLGQYGLERWDAATGELRTPEELPGVTALRRELPGLLADAPDGVWLEDKGHALAVHTRRTADPDAVLAALDAPLRAAAARHGLAVEPGRMVLELRPPGMDKGVALTAFLREHDAASVLYAGDDLGDLAAYDAVDALRAAGTVDGLLVCSAPTTGEPPVRVIAERADLVVTGPEGVVALLEALADALGC; encoded by the coding sequence ATGGCTCTTCCCGAACCCACGTCCCCCGCCGGCGAAGCCGGTCTCACTGCGATCAGGAAGAACCCGGGGCGCGCCGTCGCGGCCTTCGACTTCGACGGCACCCTGGCGCCGATCGTCGCCGACCCCGAGCAGGCGCGGGCCCACCCCGGTGTGGTCCCCGCGCTGGCGCGGCTCGCGCCGCGGCTCGCCGCGGTGGCCGTGGTGACCGGCCGCCCCGCGGCCACGGCCGTGGAGTACGGCGGGTTCGGCGGGGTCCCTGGTCTGGAGCACCTGACCGTGCTGGGCCAGTACGGCCTGGAGCGCTGGGACGCCGCGACCGGCGAGCTGCGGACCCCCGAGGAGCTGCCGGGCGTCACCGCGCTGCGTCGGGAGCTGCCCGGTCTGCTGGCCGACGCGCCGGACGGGGTGTGGCTGGAGGACAAGGGCCACGCCCTCGCCGTCCACACCCGCCGCACCGCCGACCCCGACGCCGTGCTCGCCGCGTTGGACGCGCCGCTGCGGGCCGCCGCCGCCCGGCACGGGCTCGCGGTCGAGCCGGGGCGGATGGTGCTGGAGCTGCGGCCCCCGGGGATGGACAAGGGCGTCGCCCTCACCGCCTTCCTCCGCGAGCACGACGCCGCCTCGGTGCTCTACGCCGGTGACGACCTCGGCGACCTCGCCGCCTACGACGCGGTCGACGCGCTGCGCGCCGCGGGTACGGTCGACGGCCTACTCGTGTGCAGTGCGCCCACGACCGGCGAGCCCCCGGTCCGGGTCATCGCCGAACGGGCCGATCTGGTGGTGACCGGCCCCGAGGGCGTCGTAGCCCTCCTCGAAGCGCTGGCCGACGCCCTGGGCTGCTGA
- a CDS encoding DUF3263 domain-containing protein encodes MTGRIVIRSGRAGRVDELTDRDRAVLALEARAWRTPGAKEAAIREQLGLAPVRYYQVLNGLLDRPAALAYDPVLVNRLRRLREARRARR; translated from the coding sequence ATGACAGGTCGTATCGTCATACGGAGCGGAAGGGCTGGGCGGGTGGACGAACTCACCGATCGGGATCGCGCCGTCCTGGCGCTGGAGGCTCGCGCCTGGCGGACGCCTGGGGCGAAGGAAGCGGCGATACGGGAGCAGCTGGGACTGGCGCCGGTGCGGTACTACCAGGTGCTGAACGGTCTGTTGGACCGGCCTGCGGCTTTGGCGTACGACCCGGTGCTGGTCAATCGGCTGCGACGGCTGCGGGAGGCGCGGCGGGCTCGTCGTTAG
- a CDS encoding flavin reductase family protein, with product MAAEAAEATPEAFRAALGQLASGVVLLTAHDPEDGPRGEDIGMTATAFLSVSLEPPLVLVSVREDSRMEEALTRVDRWAVSVLGADQRQTAARFAMKGRISDRLLFADLPHHRGPASGAPLVDGAPATVECRTEQRISAGDHVLLIGRVLDARIAHHDGGPLVYFHGQYRHLD from the coding sequence CTGGCCGCAGAAGCCGCAGAGGCCACCCCTGAGGCCTTCCGGGCCGCCCTGGGCCAGCTGGCCTCCGGCGTAGTCCTGCTGACCGCTCACGACCCCGAGGACGGGCCGCGCGGCGAGGACATCGGGATGACCGCCACCGCCTTCCTCTCGGTGTCCCTGGAGCCGCCCCTGGTCCTGGTATCCGTGCGGGAGGACTCCCGGATGGAGGAGGCGCTGACCAGAGTCGACCGCTGGGCGGTCTCCGTCCTGGGCGCCGACCAGCGGCAGACCGCGGCGCGCTTCGCCATGAAGGGACGGATCAGCGACCGGCTGCTCTTCGCCGACCTGCCGCACCACCGCGGGCCGGCCAGCGGGGCGCCGCTGGTGGACGGGGCGCCGGCGACCGTGGAGTGCCGCACCGAGCAGCGGATATCCGCCGGCGACCACGTGCTGCTGATCGGCCGGGTGCTGGACGCGCGGATCGCGCACCACGACGGCGGCCCGCTGGTGTACTTCCACGGCCAGTACCGCCACCTCGACTGA
- a CDS encoding carbohydrate ABC transporter permease has product MTTQTIAAPARSARGAAPRRNLPRLRTVVLAGSAYVIGLIFLLPYLEMVITALRPAGEIKDRNYLPHHFDFSNFTNIWSTGLGTNLSVSLEIAVGSTALVLLVAIPAAYYTARRDFRGKKLFLLLVLITQMFQPTAMIVGIYREFLTFNMIDSVWALILVNAGFNMAFAVWILNAYFGAIPKEIEEAAVVDGCSRVGAMFRVIIPLAMPGIVTALIFTFIAAWNEFIVALTLISSLDKQPLTVKTSDYIGQYSTDWQHLFAGSVIATIPVIILFALIEGKVVSGLTSGSVK; this is encoded by the coding sequence ATGACCACCCAAACCATCGCCGCCCCCGCGCGGTCCGCCCGGGGGGCCGCTCCGCGCCGCAACCTGCCGCGGCTGAGGACGGTTGTCCTCGCGGGCAGCGCCTATGTGATCGGCCTCATCTTCCTGCTGCCGTACCTGGAAATGGTCATCACGGCGCTGCGTCCGGCCGGGGAGATCAAGGACCGCAACTACCTGCCGCACCACTTCGACTTCTCCAACTTCACCAACATCTGGTCCACCGGGCTCGGCACCAACCTGTCTGTGAGCCTGGAGATCGCGGTCGGCTCCACCGCGCTGGTGCTGCTGGTGGCGATCCCGGCCGCGTACTACACCGCGCGGCGCGACTTCCGCGGCAAGAAGCTGTTCCTGCTGCTGGTGCTGATCACCCAGATGTTCCAGCCCACCGCGATGATCGTCGGCATCTACCGCGAGTTCCTCACCTTCAACATGATCGACTCGGTCTGGGCGCTGATCCTGGTGAACGCCGGGTTCAACATGGCCTTCGCGGTGTGGATCCTGAACGCCTACTTCGGCGCGATCCCCAAGGAGATCGAGGAGGCCGCGGTCGTCGACGGCTGCAGCCGGGTCGGCGCGATGTTCCGGGTGATCATCCCGCTGGCGATGCCCGGCATCGTCACCGCGCTCATCTTCACCTTCATCGCGGCGTGGAACGAGTTCATCGTCGCACTGACCTTGATCTCGTCCCTGGACAAGCAGCCGCTGACGGTCAAGACGTCCGACTACATCGGCCAGTACTCCACCGACTGGCAGCACCTGTTCGCCGGCTCGGTGATCGCCACCATCCCGGTGATCATCCTGTTCGCGCTGATCGAGGGCAAGGTCGTCTCCGGGCTGACTTCCGGGTCGGTGAAGTAG
- a CDS encoding type VI secretion system tube protein Hcp — MNRTKKRAALALALATVLTGATWATAAAGTTTPTAKSAISPAVTGTPLTSTLVMPDSPSHVSAVLSYSGGAAVPTARGKATFADLVINRSVDPVTVFLHQRVVTQATLSKGVALVLTPAGATHATTKITLGGVSVTSDQFSGASGSIPQESVAFHYTAIEVDYYTANATGGFNDAKMCWDLTTQTATCPAPVH, encoded by the coding sequence GTGAACAGAACAAAGAAGCGGGCCGCGCTCGCGCTGGCCCTGGCCACCGTGCTGACCGGCGCCACCTGGGCAACCGCCGCCGCCGGGACGACCACTCCCACCGCCAAGTCCGCGATCTCGCCGGCCGTGACCGGCACTCCCCTCACCTCCACGCTGGTCATGCCCGACTCGCCCAGCCACGTCAGCGCCGTGCTGAGCTACAGCGGCGGCGCCGCCGTCCCGACGGCCCGGGGCAAGGCGACCTTCGCCGACCTCGTGATCAACCGAAGCGTCGACCCGGTCACCGTCTTCCTGCACCAGCGCGTGGTCACCCAGGCGACCCTGAGCAAGGGCGTGGCACTGGTCCTCACACCCGCCGGGGCCACCCACGCCACGACGAAGATCACGCTGGGCGGAGTCTCCGTCACCTCGGACCAGTTCTCCGGAGCCTCCGGCTCGATCCCCCAGGAATCGGTCGCCTTCCACTACACCGCCATCGAGGTCGACTACTACACCGCCAACGCCACCGGCGGTTTCAACGACGCCAAGATGTGCTGGGACCTCACCACCCAGACCGCCACCTGCCCCGCCCCCGTGCACTGA
- a CDS encoding CBM35 domain-containing protein, translating to MSPENQGVPEDDDPFAYLYRGEGADGGAAPETAPLPGVPRTSYQHATQVGRTQYGQPRPQQGPGQGQVPGQPGYQGQSVYEDQPTAQYRAPAQAPGGYQPQQPGYQAAQPGFQPPPPGGRAGARSGGGRSGGRGVMYGTVAVIAAVAIGIGVAVFSNNGKPVGASAGAGTSAAASTGASSQGSDSASPSASASGALPTPADADKLTLGGGATAMNNHKGASSADGGFVPLTAQGQSITWTVTAPADGTYYLWVHYANAGADSAATITVNGTAKSSPMNLRNFTSANDWDKAWQSSWTQVTLKSGSNTIVISDSGAGQGNVNIDQLGVTKDKTRPWA from the coding sequence ATGTCGCCCGAGAACCAAGGCGTGCCCGAGGACGACGACCCGTTCGCCTACCTGTACCGGGGCGAGGGCGCCGACGGGGGCGCCGCGCCGGAGACCGCGCCGCTTCCCGGCGTACCGCGCACCTCGTACCAGCACGCCACCCAGGTCGGCCGGACCCAGTACGGCCAGCCGCGGCCCCAACAGGGGCCCGGCCAGGGGCAGGTGCCCGGCCAGCCCGGCTACCAGGGCCAGTCGGTGTACGAGGACCAGCCGACCGCGCAGTACCGGGCGCCGGCCCAGGCCCCCGGCGGCTACCAGCCGCAGCAGCCCGGCTACCAGGCTGCCCAGCCCGGCTTCCAGCCTCCGCCGCCCGGCGGTCGGGCCGGTGCCCGGAGCGGCGGCGGACGCAGCGGCGGTCGCGGAGTGATGTACGGCACGGTCGCGGTGATCGCGGCCGTGGCGATCGGCATCGGTGTCGCGGTGTTCAGCAACAACGGCAAGCCGGTCGGGGCCAGTGCCGGCGCCGGCACCAGCGCGGCCGCCTCCACCGGCGCGTCGAGCCAGGGTTCGGACAGCGCCTCGCCCTCCGCCTCGGCCAGCGGGGCGCTCCCGACCCCTGCGGACGCGGACAAGCTGACGCTGGGCGGCGGCGCCACGGCGATGAACAACCACAAGGGTGCTTCCTCGGCGGACGGCGGCTTCGTGCCGCTCACCGCGCAGGGCCAGAGCATCACCTGGACCGTCACCGCCCCCGCCGACGGCACCTACTACCTGTGGGTGCACTACGCCAACGCCGGTGCCGACAGCGCGGCCACGATCACGGTCAACGGCACGGCGAAGAGCTCGCCGATGAACCTGAGGAACTTCACCAGCGCCAACGACTGGGACAAGGCCTGGCAGTCCTCCTGGACCCAGGTGACCCTGAAGTCCGGCAGCAACACCATCGTCATCAGCGACAGCGGCGCCGGTCAGGGCAATGTGAACATCGATCAGCTCGGGGTGACCAAGGACAAGACCCGTCCCTGGGCCTGA